From the Paludisphaera mucosa genome, one window contains:
- a CDS encoding CRTAC1 family protein: protein MSDRRFSTITIPGLRPRMITAAALALAVAAGGCNKPPAPTILAAPVAPTKPKVVEAASLPTVKFVDVTAESGVAFTHSNGAKGEKLLPETMGSGVAFLDYDGDGDPDLLFVNSCPWPGAAADPAPTQRLYRNDGKGKFEDVTKAAGLDKTFYGQGVAVGDYDGDGDPDVYITAVGRGYLFRNDGGKFEDVSEAANAKGPNAWLSGATFLDVENDGDLDLFVCSYITWTPEIDKVQGFQLTGLGRAYGPPTSFNGSLCVLLRNDGGRFTDVSEASGVQVRTPDLKAPLGKSLGVAPFDVDGDGLVDVAVANDTVQNFFFHNKGGGKFEEIALLSGVAFDQSGSPRGGMGCDWACFMNDDRLGLAIGNFANEMTALYVSDQPASLQFSDLANLYGLGAPTQPPLKFGLFFFDYDNDGRLDLLSANGHLEPDISKVQASESYEQSAQLLWNSGRPGRELYVNVDAASAGPDLFKPMVGRGSAYADVDGDGDLDVVMTANNGPARLLRNDGGNANHWIRVALAGDGKASNREAVGAKVVVKVGGMTCRRQLFPAKSYLSSMELPLTFGLGRADKVDELTITWPSGKTTKLENLAADRMYRVDEVSGLR from the coding sequence GTGAGCGACCGACGTTTTTCCACCATCACGATTCCGGGTCTTCGGCCGAGGATGATCACCGCCGCGGCCCTCGCGCTGGCGGTCGCGGCCGGCGGCTGCAACAAGCCGCCCGCGCCGACGATCCTCGCGGCGCCGGTCGCGCCGACCAAGCCCAAGGTCGTCGAGGCCGCCTCGCTGCCGACGGTCAAGTTCGTCGACGTCACGGCCGAGTCGGGCGTCGCCTTCACCCATTCCAACGGGGCGAAGGGCGAAAAGCTGCTCCCCGAGACGATGGGCTCGGGGGTCGCCTTCCTCGACTACGACGGCGACGGCGACCCGGACCTGCTCTTCGTCAACTCCTGCCCCTGGCCCGGCGCGGCGGCCGACCCCGCGCCCACGCAGCGGCTCTACCGCAACGACGGCAAGGGGAAGTTCGAGGACGTGACCAAGGCCGCGGGCCTCGACAAGACGTTCTACGGCCAGGGCGTGGCGGTGGGCGACTACGACGGCGACGGCGACCCGGACGTCTACATCACCGCCGTCGGCCGCGGATACCTGTTCCGCAACGACGGCGGCAAGTTCGAGGACGTCAGCGAGGCCGCCAATGCGAAGGGGCCCAACGCCTGGCTCTCGGGCGCGACGTTCCTCGACGTCGAGAACGACGGCGACCTCGACCTGTTCGTCTGCAGCTACATCACCTGGACGCCCGAGATCGACAAGGTGCAGGGCTTCCAGCTCACCGGCCTGGGCCGGGCCTACGGGCCGCCGACGTCGTTCAACGGCTCGCTCTGCGTCCTCCTGCGCAACGACGGCGGGCGGTTCACCGACGTCAGCGAGGCGTCGGGCGTGCAGGTTCGGACGCCCGACCTGAAGGCCCCGCTCGGCAAGTCGCTGGGCGTCGCCCCGTTCGACGTCGACGGCGACGGCCTGGTCGACGTGGCGGTCGCCAACGACACGGTCCAGAACTTCTTCTTCCACAACAAGGGGGGCGGCAAGTTCGAGGAGATCGCGCTCTTGTCGGGCGTGGCCTTCGACCAGTCGGGCTCGCCGCGCGGGGGGATGGGCTGCGACTGGGCCTGCTTCATGAACGACGACCGCCTGGGGCTGGCGATCGGCAACTTCGCCAACGAGATGACCGCCCTGTACGTCAGCGACCAGCCGGCCAGCCTGCAGTTCTCGGACCTGGCCAACCTCTACGGCCTCGGCGCGCCGACCCAGCCGCCCCTGAAGTTCGGGCTCTTCTTCTTCGACTACGACAACGACGGCCGGCTCGACCTGCTCTCGGCCAACGGCCACCTGGAGCCCGACATCTCCAAGGTGCAGGCCAGCGAGTCGTACGAGCAGTCGGCCCAGCTGCTCTGGAACTCGGGCCGGCCCGGCCGCGAGCTGTACGTGAACGTCGACGCCGCGTCGGCCGGCCCCGACCTGTTCAAGCCGATGGTCGGCCGCGGCAGCGCGTACGCCGACGTCGACGGCGACGGCGACCTCGACGTCGTGATGACCGCCAACAACGGACCGGCGCGGCTGCTCCGGAACGACGGCGGCAACGCCAACCACTGGATCCGCGTCGCCCTGGCCGGCGACGGCAAGGCGTCGAACCGCGAGGCCGTCGGCGCCAAGGTCGTCGTCAAGGTCGGAGGCATGACCTGCCGGCGGCAGTTGTTCCCGGCCAAGAGCTATCTTTCCTCCATGGAACTGCCGCTGACCTTCGGCCTGGGCCGGGCCGACAAGGTCGACGAGCTGACGATCACCTGGCCGTCGGGCAAGACCACGAAGCTCGAAAATCTGGCGGCCGACCGGATGTACCGGGTCGACGAGGTTTCCGGCCTGCGCTGA
- a CDS encoding multiheme c-type cytochrome — protein MSTPTATPRDRAGRVYKPAIGPKLRPLLWAILIAFALLAANGFYLSTVTGLTWYTGSTQQTYFYFLMAILHVVVGLLLVVPFVVFGFAHLATSWKRPNKSAVNFGLALLGVGIVVLISGFMLVRIGGFEIRDVRIRNMGYWAHVAAPFFAVALYVKHRLAGPRIRWEWARRFAIPVVGFAAIMGVLHFQDPRTFGERGPKSGKQYFYPSEAVTANGKFIPAETLMMDRYCLDCHKDAYDGWFHSSHRLSSFNNKAYMTSVRETRKVSMERDGSTQAARWCAGCHDPVPFFSGQFDDPDYDDVNDPTAHAGITCTVCHVITNVNNTRGNAAYTIEEPQHYPFAFSDDPVLKWINGALIKAKPEMHKKTFLKPIIRSAEFCSTCHKVGLPFALNEYKDFVRGQDHYTPYLTSGVSGHGARSFYYPPVAKTNCAECHMELKESNDFGAQDFASKGGRQIHDHKFLAANTALPRFQGDEQTVKDQQKYLTEKKARIDLFALREGGSIDGAFLGPLRPEVPTLKPGGKYLVEAVVRTVGVGHPLTQGTVDSNEIWVELIARDGDRIVGRSGGIGEDGSVDPYSHFINVYMLDRHGKRIDRRNPQDIFVPLYNKQIPPGAGQVVHFGLEVPPGTSGPITLEARLNYRKFDKIYMDFLFGKGEGPKLPITLIAKDTVKLPVAGGPAVTNEPSPIQETWQRWNDYGIGLLLEGTEKGGQKGELKQAEPIFRKVADLGKADGWVNLARVYQREGRVPEALEALEKAAKHKEPAAPWTINWLSGKINVLNGMLDEAVANFEAVLATRVPERKFDFSLDYVVVNDLAQACYNRSRIEPVDGDQRKVWLKKAIAAYHRSVKIEAEDFSSHYGLGLAFGDPAWGPRPAEPDAPTEPVDPESLSKQVPGIADANAPAAARKEMALKLAADVSRYVKGPRPKFQSRLEPLYEVTDGLAQAWEQAGDPEVQAAIGRVLEVGHKALHERLKPDETAEGRAFAIARGDNPAANMNAQSIVIHPLHRPGAPGIDPAAAATPPTAAATEARPARLEESGQ, from the coding sequence ATGTCGACGCCCACCGCCACCCCCCGCGACCGCGCCGGGAGGGTGTACAAGCCCGCCATCGGCCCGAAGCTCCGGCCGCTGCTCTGGGCCATCCTGATCGCCTTCGCGCTGCTCGCGGCCAACGGCTTCTACCTGTCGACCGTCACCGGGCTGACCTGGTACACCGGCAGCACGCAGCAGACGTACTTCTACTTCCTGATGGCCATCCTGCACGTGGTCGTCGGGCTCTTGCTCGTCGTGCCGTTCGTCGTCTTCGGGTTCGCCCACCTGGCGACCTCGTGGAAGCGGCCCAACAAGTCGGCGGTGAACTTCGGCCTGGCCCTGCTGGGCGTGGGGATCGTCGTCCTGATCTCGGGCTTCATGCTGGTGCGGATCGGCGGCTTCGAGATCCGCGACGTGCGGATCCGCAACATGGGCTACTGGGCGCACGTCGCCGCGCCGTTCTTCGCCGTGGCTCTCTACGTGAAGCACCGCCTGGCCGGCCCGCGGATCCGCTGGGAGTGGGCGCGGCGGTTCGCGATCCCGGTGGTCGGGTTCGCGGCGATCATGGGCGTGCTCCACTTCCAGGACCCCCGGACGTTCGGCGAGCGGGGGCCGAAGTCGGGCAAGCAGTACTTCTATCCCTCGGAGGCGGTCACGGCCAACGGCAAGTTCATCCCGGCCGAGACCCTGATGATGGACCGCTACTGCCTCGACTGCCACAAGGACGCCTACGACGGCTGGTTCCACTCGTCGCACCGGCTCAGTTCGTTCAACAACAAGGCGTACATGACGAGCGTCCGCGAGACCCGCAAGGTCTCGATGGAGCGCGACGGCTCGACCCAGGCCGCCCGCTGGTGCGCCGGCTGCCACGACCCGGTCCCCTTCTTCTCCGGCCAGTTCGACGACCCCGACTACGACGACGTGAACGACCCCACGGCCCACGCGGGGATCACCTGCACCGTCTGCCACGTCATCACCAACGTCAACAACACCCGGGGCAACGCCGCCTACACCATCGAGGAGCCCCAGCACTACCCCTTCGCCTTCAGCGACGACCCGGTCCTGAAATGGATCAACGGGGCGCTCATCAAGGCGAAGCCCGAGATGCACAAGAAGACGTTCCTCAAGCCCATCATCCGCTCGGCCGAGTTCTGCTCGACCTGCCACAAGGTCGGCCTGCCGTTCGCCCTCAACGAGTACAAGGACTTCGTGCGGGGCCAGGACCACTACACGCCGTACCTCACGTCGGGCGTCTCGGGCCACGGGGCGCGGAGCTTCTACTACCCGCCGGTCGCCAAGACCAACTGCGCCGAGTGCCACATGGAGCTGAAGGAATCGAACGACTTCGGCGCGCAGGACTTCGCGAGCAAGGGCGGACGCCAGATCCACGACCACAAATTCCTCGCCGCCAACACGGCCCTCCCCCGTTTCCAGGGGGACGAGCAGACGGTCAAGGATCAGCAGAAGTACCTGACCGAGAAGAAGGCCCGGATCGACCTGTTCGCCCTCCGCGAGGGGGGCTCGATCGACGGCGCGTTCCTGGGCCCGCTGCGGCCCGAGGTCCCCACGCTCAAGCCGGGCGGCAAGTACCTGGTCGAGGCGGTGGTTCGTACGGTGGGCGTCGGCCACCCGCTGACGCAGGGGACCGTCGACTCGAACGAGATCTGGGTCGAGCTGATCGCCCGCGACGGCGACCGGATCGTCGGCCGCTCGGGAGGGATCGGCGAGGACGGATCGGTCGACCCGTACTCGCACTTCATCAACGTCTACATGCTCGACCGCCACGGCAAGCGGATCGACCGCCGCAATCCGCAGGACATCTTCGTCCCGCTCTACAACAAGCAGATCCCGCCCGGCGCGGGCCAGGTCGTCCACTTCGGCCTGGAAGTCCCCCCCGGGACCTCGGGCCCGATCACCCTGGAGGCCCGCCTCAACTACCGCAAGTTCGACAAGATCTACATGGACTTCCTCTTCGGCAAGGGCGAGGGGCCGAAGCTGCCCATAACCCTGATCGCGAAGGACACCGTGAAGCTGCCGGTGGCCGGCGGCCCGGCCGTGACGAACGAACCCTCGCCGATCCAGGAGACCTGGCAGCGCTGGAACGACTACGGCATCGGCCTCCTGCTCGAAGGGACCGAGAAGGGGGGCCAGAAGGGCGAGCTGAAACAGGCCGAGCCGATCTTCCGCAAGGTCGCCGACCTGGGCAAGGCCGACGGCTGGGTCAACCTGGCGCGGGTCTACCAGCGCGAGGGCCGCGTCCCCGAGGCCCTCGAAGCCCTGGAGAAGGCCGCCAAGCACAAGGAGCCCGCCGCGCCCTGGACGATCAACTGGCTCTCCGGCAAGATCAACGTCCTCAACGGCATGCTCGACGAGGCCGTGGCCAACTTCGAGGCGGTCCTGGCCACCCGCGTCCCCGAGCGCAAGTTCGACTTCAGCCTGGATTACGTCGTCGTCAACGACCTGGCCCAGGCCTGCTACAACCGCTCCCGGATCGAGCCGGTCGACGGCGACCAGCGCAAGGTCTGGCTCAAGAAGGCGATCGCGGCCTACCACCGGTCGGTCAAGATCGAGGCCGAGGACTTCAGCTCGCACTACGGCCTGGGCCTGGCCTTCGGCGACCCGGCCTGGGGACCCAGGCCCGCCGAGCCTGACGCGCCGACGGAGCCGGTCGACCCCGAGAGCCTCTCCAAGCAGGTCCCCGGGATCGCCGACGCGAACGCCCCGGCCGCCGCACGCAAAGAGATGGCGCTCAAGCTCGCCGCCGACGTCTCCCGCTACGTGAAGGGGCCCAGGCCCAAGTTCCAGTCGCGGCTCGAACCGCTGTACGAGGTCACCGACGGGCTGGCCCAGGCCTGGGAGCAGGCCGGCGACCCCGAGGTGCAGGCGGCGATCGGCCGGGTCCTGGAGGTCGGCCACAAGGCGCTCCACGAGCGGCTCAAGCCCGACGAGACGGCCGAGGGCCGGGCCTTCGCCATCGCCCGCGGCGACAACCCCGCCGCGAACATGAACGCCCAGTCCATCGTGATCCACCCCCTGCACCGCCCCGGCGCGCCGGGGATCGACCCCGCCGCCGCCGCGACGCCGCCGACGGCCGCCGCGACCGAAGCCCGGCCCGCACGCCTCGAGGAGAGTGGACAGTGA
- a CDS encoding S41 family peptidase has product MAWLLAVLLTWTTATTSPAAAREEPAAPTAAVDASKPSTPEALLERGLDLERRRNWSGAMEAYRGGMEQWPSRTDFRRRLRLCELHFKLGKRYHDASFRTVLLKLPRQQASELYAEVLERIQSFYVDAVPLEPLLRHGLDNLEVALRDPTFLKLNATTTDPGRIAWVREQLKAMRGQLAVADRNAALALATRASETARHGLGIETTPVLLEFTYGACDALDDFTSYLTPDKLEDLYAMIDGNFVGLGVELKGATEGLKLVGVIRGGPAWDAGLVAGDQIVKIAGQAVKGLALDDAANRLQGTEGTSVDLEVLKRDATLHTVRLVRRHVDVESVTRAKMVDEARGIGYVQLAGFQKSSTDEMDQAVSGLVDLGMRTLVLDLRGNPGGLLNVAVDIADRFIDSGVIVSTRGRAAGQSQVFQAGGRARWKMPMYVLVDRDSASASEILAGALQDHKRAVIVGDRTYGKGSVQSIFSLHSAPAGLKLTTAKFYSPLDRAYSERGVSPDMPVQTRVAAKPAADADPDKDSVDESTLGDPRFDLVLAAAIRASQAESQAQAVAR; this is encoded by the coding sequence TTGGCCTGGTTGCTCGCGGTTCTACTGACCTGGACGACCGCCACGACGAGTCCGGCCGCGGCCCGCGAGGAGCCGGCCGCGCCGACCGCGGCGGTCGACGCTTCGAAGCCCAGCACGCCCGAGGCCCTCCTCGAGCGCGGGCTCGACCTGGAGCGGCGGCGGAACTGGTCCGGGGCGATGGAGGCGTACCGCGGCGGCATGGAGCAGTGGCCCAGCCGGACCGACTTCCGGCGCCGCCTGCGGCTCTGCGAGCTGCACTTCAAGCTCGGCAAGCGATATCACGACGCCAGCTTCCGGACGGTCCTGCTCAAGCTGCCCCGCCAGCAGGCGAGCGAGCTTTACGCCGAGGTCCTGGAGCGGATCCAGAGCTTCTACGTCGACGCGGTCCCCCTGGAGCCCCTGCTCCGCCACGGCTTGGACAACCTGGAGGTCGCCCTCCGCGACCCCACGTTCCTGAAGCTGAACGCCACGACGACCGACCCCGGGCGGATCGCCTGGGTCCGCGAACAGCTCAAGGCGATGCGCGGCCAGCTCGCCGTCGCCGACCGGAACGCCGCCCTGGCGCTGGCGACGCGGGCCTCGGAGACCGCCCGCCACGGCCTGGGGATCGAGACCACGCCCGTCCTGCTGGAATTCACCTACGGCGCCTGCGACGCCCTCGACGACTTCACGAGCTACCTGACCCCCGACAAGCTCGAAGACCTCTACGCCATGATCGACGGCAACTTCGTCGGCCTGGGCGTCGAGCTGAAGGGGGCGACCGAGGGCCTGAAGCTCGTCGGCGTGATCCGCGGCGGCCCGGCCTGGGACGCCGGCCTGGTCGCCGGCGACCAGATCGTCAAGATCGCCGGCCAGGCGGTCAAGGGCCTGGCCCTCGACGACGCCGCCAACCGCCTGCAGGGGACCGAGGGGACCAGCGTCGACCTGGAGGTCCTCAAGCGCGACGCCACCCTCCACACGGTCCGGCTCGTCCGCCGCCACGTCGACGTCGAGAGCGTGACCCGGGCGAAAATGGTCGACGAGGCCCGGGGGATCGGCTACGTGCAGCTCGCCGGCTTCCAGAAAAGCTCGACCGACGAGATGGACCAGGCGGTCTCGGGCCTGGTGGACCTGGGCATGCGGACCCTCGTCCTCGACCTCCGGGGCAACCCGGGGGGCCTCCTGAACGTGGCCGTCGACATCGCCGACCGGTTCATCGACTCGGGCGTGATCGTCTCGACCCGGGGTCGGGCCGCCGGCCAGTCGCAGGTCTTCCAGGCCGGGGGCCGGGCCCGCTGGAAGATGCCGATGTACGTGCTCGTCGACCGCGACAGCGCGAGCGCCAGCGAGATCCTCGCCGGGGCCCTGCAGGACCACAAGCGGGCCGTGATCGTGGGCGATCGGACCTACGGCAAGGGGTCGGTCCAGAGCATCTTCTCGCTGCACTCGGCCCCGGCCGGGCTCAAGCTGACGACGGCCAAGTTCTACTCGCCGCTCGACCGGGCCTACAGCGAGCGGGGCGTCTCGCCCGACATGCCGGTGCAGACTCGCGTCGCCGCCAAGCCGGCGGCTGACGCAGACCCCGACAAGGACTCGGTCGACGAGTCGACGCTGGGCGACCCCCGCTTCGACCTGGTCCTCGCCGCCGCCATCCGCGCCTCGCAGGCCGAATCCCAAGCCCAGGCCGTGGCCCGCTGA